One region of Hymenobacter sediminicola genomic DNA includes:
- the rpsD gene encoding 30S ribosomal protein S4 has translation MARYTGPKTKIARRFNEPIFGPSKALTKKAYPPGQHGRGRRKKQSEYAVQLMEKQKVKYMYGVLEKQFENLFHKAATLPGITGDNLLALLESRLDNTVYRLGIAPTRRAARQLVLHKHITVNGDVVNIASYKLRAGDVVAVREKSKSLEAITTSLSARNARAFSWLEWDGKDMVGKFISAPSRDLIPEKITEQLIVELYSK, from the coding sequence ATGGCACGTTATACTGGTCCTAAAACCAAGATTGCCCGTCGCTTCAATGAGCCGATCTTCGGCCCAAGCAAGGCACTCACCAAGAAAGCATATCCCCCCGGCCAGCACGGCCGTGGCCGTCGTAAGAAGCAGAGCGAGTACGCTGTCCAGCTGATGGAGAAGCAGAAAGTGAAGTACATGTACGGCGTACTGGAAAAGCAATTTGAGAACCTGTTCCACAAAGCTGCTACGCTGCCCGGCATTACCGGCGACAACTTGCTGGCCTTGCTGGAGTCGCGCCTCGACAACACGGTGTACCGTTTGGGCATTGCCCCAACGCGCCGGGCTGCTCGTCAGCTCGTTCTGCATAAGCACATCACCGTTAACGGTGACGTGGTAAACATTGCTTCGTACAAACTGCGTGCTGGCGACGTTGTGGCCGTTCGTGAAAAGTCGAAGTCGCTGGAAGCTATTACCACGAGCCTAAGCGCCCGCAACGCGCGTGCTTTCTCGTGGCTGGAGTGGGACGGCAAAGACATGGTGGGCAAATTCATCAGTGCCCCCTCGCGTGACCTGATTCCGGAGAAAATCACGGAACAGCTCATCGTCGAGCTTTACTCGAAGTAA